The Apium graveolens cultivar Ventura chromosome 6, ASM990537v1, whole genome shotgun sequence genome contains a region encoding:
- the LOC141665987 gene encoding uncharacterized protein LOC141665987 yields MGNNLIMQNFREYCDDNNIELRFTSVAHPQENGKAEVANRIILDGLKKRVERSRNTWVDELLAILWAYRTTCKVTTEATPSMLAYGAEAVVPLEITQRSTMIEVYEPETNEEGMRLALDLIDEVKDEANAAM; encoded by the coding sequence atgggaaacaatttgataatGCAGAATTTTAGAGAGTATTGCGATGATAACAACATAGAACTCCGCTTCACCTCGGTTGCACACCCACAGGAAAATGGGAAAGCGGAagttgctaacagaatcatccttgatggacttaagaagaGGGTTGAACGCTCGAGAAACACTTGGGTGGATGAGTTACTGGCTATACTATGGGCATATCGTACCACCTGTAAAGTGACAACTGAAGCTACCCCGTCCATGCTGGCTTACGGAGCCGAGGCAGTAGTTCCCCTTGAGATCACTCAAAGATCCACTATGATCGAAGTTTACGAGCCAGAGACCAAcgaagaaggcatgaggctcgcTCTCGATCTCATTGACGAGGTCAAGGATGAGGCCAACGCCGCAATGTAG